A single region of the Dehalococcoidia bacterium genome encodes:
- a CDS encoding deoxyguanosinetriphosphate triphosphohydrolase, giving the protein MPDEAERARNVVRFLYRHFVANPGELPPELIHLGHGVERAAVDYIAGMTDLYAIDMAARVLK; this is encoded by the coding sequence ATGCCCGATGAGGCAGAGAGAGCCAGAAATGTGGTTCGCTTTCTTTACCGCCATTTTGTGGCAAATCCCGGCGAACTCCCCCCCGAGCTGATTCACTTGGGCCACGGAGTGGAGCGGGCGGCTGTGGATTATATTGCAGGCATGACCGATCTGTATGCCATTGATATGGCGGCAAGGGTCTTGAAATGA